DNA from Pelobacter propionicus DSM 2379:
GCTATAAAGAGCGGGTCGGCACGGCCACCGAGGTGCTGGACGCACAGACCCTGCTGACCCAGACCAGAACCGACTATTTCCGGGCCCTTTTCGACCGTCAGGTGGCGGCCGCCCGCCTGAGGCGCGCCCTGGGAGAACTGTAGCCAAGAACAGTATTGTACTGTCCGATGGAGGGACATGAATCATGACGGAAGAGACGCACACGCCGGGCCAGAGCCAGGCGGAGCCGGAAGCGGCCAGGGCGGAACCATTGCCCGACACACCCAACGGAAACGGGGGCAAGAAGCGCCGCGCCCTGATCATACTGCTGATGGCCGGCCTGGTCTGCCTTGTGCTCGGCCTCGCCTGGTGGATCCACGGCAAGAGCCACATCGAGACCGACAACGCCTTCATCGAGGCCAAGACCGTGTCCATCTCCTGCAAGGTAGCCGGCACGGTCAAGCGGGTGCTGGTGGAGGACAACCAGTATGTCGGGAAGGGCGATGCGCTGGTGGAACTGGACCAGGAGGACTACCGGGTGCAGGTGGCCCAGGCCGAGGCAGGGGTGAGTGTGGCCGAGAACGAGACCGGCGGCGAGCAGTTGCGGGCCGAGGGGGCACGGGCCACGGTGGAGCTTGCCAGGGCCCGCGCCGAGCAGGCCGATCTGGACCTGCGGCGTGGCGAGGCGCTCTTTCGGCGTGAGGTGATCCCCCGGGAGCAGTTGGACCGGCTCGGAACCGCCCAGCGGGTGGCGCAGTCCCAGCTCAGGGAGGCCCGGGAGGGGTTCAAACAGGCACAGGCCGTGGCAGGCCTGGCAGGTCCGGGAGGCAACAGGGCCAGGGTGCGGCAGCGCCAGGCGCTGCTGAACGAGGCGCGGCTCAGGCTCTCCTATACCCGGGTGCTGGCCCCCACCAACGGCTACATCACCCGCAAGGCGGTGGAACCGGGAGCCAACATCCAGGCCGGCCAGCCGCTGATGGCCCTGGTGCCGCTGCAGGACGCCTGGATCATCGCCAACTACAAGGAAGGGCAGCTCACCCATATCAGGCCCGGCCAGAAGGTGGAGTTTACCGTGGACGCCTATCCCGACAGGAGCTTCACCGGCAGGGTGAACAGCATCATGGCCGGCACTGGTGCGGCGTTCTCCCTGCTGCCGCCGGAGAACGCCACCGGCAACTACGTCAAGGTGGTGCAGCGCATACCGGTCAAGATTTCCATCGACAACAACAGCGACCCGGAACACCTGCTGCGGGTGGGGATGAGCGTTGTCCCCACCGTGCTGGTGGAGCGCTCCACCGGCGAGATACTGAGGGATCTGGTCCCGTTCCTGTAGGGGCGGCCCCGTGTGGCCGCCCCCCTGCAACATGGATTGCGGCACGACATCCCTTATGCCCGCTGTCGGGCACCCACACAGGGGTGCCCCTACGGTACACCATGACAACGACCTCTGAAAAAAACGTCAACAAATGGCTGATCACCATCACGGTCATGCTCCCCACCATCATGGAGATCATCGACACCTCCGTGGCCAACGTGGCCCTGCCGCACATGCAGGGGAGCCTGAACGCCGGCACGGACGAGATCACCTGGGTGCTGACCTCCTACCTGGTCAGCAACGCCGTGGTGCTCCCCATAACCGGCTGGCTGTCGCGCGTCTTCGGCCGCAAGCGTTTCCTGATGACCTGCATCACCCTGTTCACCCTGGCATCGCTGCTCTGCGGCTCGGCCCCCACCCTGGCAACCCTGATTCTGTTCCGCATCATCCAGGGGGCTGCCGGGGGTGCCCTGATTCCCATCAGCCAGGCCATCCTGATGGAGACCTTTCCCCCCCGGGAGCGCGGCATGGCCATGGCCATCTTCGGGGTGGGCGCCATGTTCGGCCCCATCGTCGGCCCGGCCCTGGGGGGCTGGATCACCGACAACCTGAACTGGCGCTGGATCTTCTACATCAACCTGCCCATCGGCATGATTGCCCTGGTGATGTGCGGCCTGTTCATCTTCGACCCCGCCTACCTGAAGCGGGGCGCACAAACCATGCGGATCGACTACGGGGGACTCGTGTTGCTCACCACCGGCATGGGCGCCCTGCAGGTGGTGCTGGACAAGGGGCAGCAGGAGGACTGGTTCAACTCATCCTTCATCATCGCCTTCAGCATCATCATGGTGGTTTCCCTGGTCGCCCTGGTCTGGGTGGAGCTGACCCATGACCATCCGATCATCAACCTGCGGCTGTTCAGGAACATCTCCTTCTCCGCCGGCAACTTCATCATGTTCGTGGTCGGCTTCTGCCTCTACAGCTCCATCACCATGATCCCGCTCTTCCTGCAGAACCTGATGGGCTACTCTGCCACCGACGCCGGCATGGTGCTGGCGCCGGGCGGCGTGGCAACCCTGATCACCATGCCGCTGGTGGGGCTCATGCTGCAGAAGCGGGACGGCAGAAAGATCGTCTTCCTTGGCCTGGTGATAGGCGCAACAGCCATGTTCTTCATGCAGCGCCTGAACCTCTTGGCCTCCTACGGCGATTTCGTCTGGCCGCGGGTGGTGCTGGGAGTCGGGCTGGCCATGATCTTCGTGCCGCTGACAACCGTGACCCTGGCCACCATTTCCCGCCAGGAGATGGGCAACGCCACCGGAATGTTCAATCTGCTGCGCAACATCGGCGGCAGCGTGGGTATCGCCATGGCCGCCACCATTCTGGCGCGGCGGGAACAGTTCTACCAGACCGCTCTCTCCGGCCACAGCGTCCCCTACGATCCGGTCTGGCAGATGAAGTTCAGCCAGCTCAAACAGGCCCTGGTACTGAAGGGGATATCCGTCGCCCAGGCCGACCAGACCGCCCTGGGCATCATGTACGGGGTGGTGCGCCGCCAGGCCGGGGCCTTGGCCTTCAACTACGTCTTCTGGGTGATCGGCGTCGCCTTCCTCTCCATCATCCCGCTGCTTCTGCTGCTAAAAAGAAGCAGCCACGAAGGCGAGAACCCGGCGGCTCACTGAGGCTGTATACCGGCGCGAGAAAGAAAAAAGCCGCTCCCCTTCGGGTAGCGGCTTTTTGGTCACCTGCCGGCAAACGCTCCTTTCAGAACTTGAATCTGAGCCCCAGGGTGGCATTGTGACTCTCGAATTTCATGCGGGTGCCCGCATTCCCCTCGTCGAATTTCCCCTTGTCGGTGGCGAAGTAGCGGTAGCCCACATCCAGGGAGAAATAGCGGTTGATGCTGATATCAATCCCGGCGCCGATCTGATAGGCGAAGACCGTATCATCGTCGGAATCGTACAAAGACCAGCGCACCCCGTTGGAGACACCGGACGTATCGTCCAGGTAGAGGGTGGCGAACCCGATGCCACCGCCAAGGTAGGGGGTCACCGGAGTATCGTTGTGCAGGTCGAAGTAGCAGTTGGCCATGACCGCGAATGCACTCAGGGAGCCATCCAGATCGTGATACCTGATATCGCTGGTGGCATCATAAACCGAATCGATCTCCGCTCCCTTGTAGGAGAGTTCACCCTCCAGGCGGACATAGCCGAAGTCATAGCCGGCACTCCCCCCCACGTCGATTCCCGGATCGAACTCCACTCGGTCATTGTAGGATCCCCAGGAATCGTAGCTATGGGCGTTCCTATCCTGGGGCACCGTCACCCCCACGAACCAGGAGACGTAGGGGCCCGGCCGTGGGGGCTCCGCCCGGGCGAGGGACGGAATCAGAAGGGTTGCCAGGGCCGCGACAATGATCATATTCCGTTTCATGGTATTCCTCCTTGTGCGTGAAAATCCGCGGGGCTCCCCGTCCAGGCCGGCACCCCGCCTCGTTCCAGCAAGTATAGCACCATCACAACGGTTGGCATGCGGACGGCACGTACCAAGCACCCTTGACCTGGGCGTTCCTTCGCCGGCAAGCAGATAGAATCAACGGCAAGCGACAACGAAAGGGAGCATGGCCGCAACGCTGCTCTTTTCCGTGGAATCCTGAACCCAAACGTGGTAATGGTTGTCAATCTTTAACCCAGGAGGTGGCCAGGTGAACAGATCGATCCCACTGATACTCTCCATCGCAGCACTCACCATGAGCGGATGCAACTCCAGGCCGGTAATCGAGCAGCCGAACAAACCGGCGGCAACCGCACCGGCAACCGCACCGGCAACCGCACCGGCACCCGGCCAGCTCCCGCCCGGCCACCCCCAGGTCGGCCAGGCGGGTGACAATCCCCATGCCGGCATGAAGGCCCAGGACCTCCCCCCAGGGGTCGGCAAGAAGGCCAGGGTAACCCAGGTCATAAGCAGGGACGGCAAGACATTCCTGGAACTGGTTGACGAGAAGGGGGAGAAACTCTGGCTGGCCATGCCCGAGGTGAAGGTGAGCGTGGGAAACAGCATCGAATATCCCGAGGCGCCGGTCATGGAGAAATTTCACAGCAAGACCCTCAACCGGGACCTGGAGCGGGTATCCTTCGTGCCGGGGATCAGGGTGGTGAAATAGGGTAAACAGGTAGGAAAGGTTAAACGAGCGGGGCCGGTAATGGCCCCGCTTTTTCATTTCCCCAGAGCCGCCAGCGAGGGGCCATGGTTGGGGACCAGCTTGAGCACACGGCAATAGCAGTCGGCAGCTCCCCGCTGTTTCCCCTGCTCGGCCAGCAGGTCTCCCAGCAGGTACCATCCCCAGGGGTTGTCCGGCTCCCGGGCGACGATCTCCCTGAACTCGCGCTCGGCAGTTCCCGGATCCCCCCGACGCAGGAAATACTCTCCCGCCAGCACGTTGGTCGCATAGCAGTAGCCCAGTGCTCGTTTCTGGCGCTCAAAGCAGCGTCCGTCCCGCTCCGGCCTGCCGGTCAGCGCGCGCAGCAGCCTTGCCGGCGGCCGCTGTGGCTTCCCTGCCGCGTAGACGGCCGCCTCCCGGCTGGTCGCAAAGATATTCACCGGCACCCTCCCGGCGCTGACCGCCTCCTGGAACAACCGCGTGCCCGGAAAGTAGGCCAGGGGGGAGACATAACCGTCATCCGGCCGGATGCGCTTCATCAGGGCAATGCTGGCGTCCAGGTCGTCGTCGGTCTCGCCCGGGATACTGCTGATCAGGTAGACCGAGAGGCTGATGCCGACTTTTTTGACCGCGGCAGCCGCAGCTTCCACCTGGGCCGGCGTGATCTGCTTGCCCAACAGGGAGAGGATCCGGGGCGAACCCGATTCCACGCCGATCTGAACGCATTCACACCCTGCCCGCTTCATCCAGACCAGCAGTTCCTCATCCAGACTGGTGACCCGGGACTGGCAATTCCAGAGGATATGGGCTCTGGAGCGGATCAGAAGGCGGCAGAATTCCAGGGCGCGCCGACGGTCAGCCGTGAAGGTGTCGTCCCGCAGGGAGAAGTAGATCAGACCGTAGCGCTGGCGGATGAACAGGATCTCCTCCAGCATGTTCTCTGGAGAACGGAAGCGGACGCGACGCATCCAGAAGCCGGGAGAGCTGCAGAAGGTGCAGGAGGAGGGGCAGCCGCGGGCGGTGATCATGAATTCGGCCTGCAGCGGGATATCCACTCCCCGGGAGTGTTCCAGATACCGGGAGGCGAAGGGGAGCGCATCCAGGTCCGCCAGCAGTACACGCTGTCGCGTGACCTCGACCCGGTCGTCGCGCCGAAAAGCTATGCCTGCCAGGCCGCTCCAGTCGCCCCCTTCCCGGAGGCGCTCTGCAAGCTCCAGCAGCGTGGCCTCCCCCTCTCCGCGGATCACCAGGTCAACGGGTGAGCCCTGGCCCAGGACCTCGTCGTACTGGAAGCTGGCATGTCCCCCCCCCATGACAATGACACATTCGGGATCAAGGCGGCGTGCGACGTGGGCCAGTTCCAGGGATGCGTGGCGGTTGTGGGTCCACTGGGAGATGACCAGGAGCCGCGGCCGAATCTCCCTGAGCGAAGCCTCGATCCGGGAAGCGGACCAGGCGGAGAAATTGGCCAGGAGCGCATCGAAACCTACTTCCCGCAGACAGGCCTGCAGGGAGCAGAGTCCTGTGGGAAGCAGGGAGATGTGGGGATCGTCGCGGTCGCGAGAAGCGGATATGTAGGCCAGAAGGACAGTCATGGATATACCGGCTAAAAAAAATCCGGGCCATGGGGCCCGGATCGTTGGATACGGCTACGCAAACAGGGCGCGGAATCAGTTGTTCATGGTCAGCGACAGTCCGAGGGTGTCGTTGGCCATCACATCACTCTCGCGCTCCTCCTCCACACCGGACAGCAATTCATTGAAGTCGTCAAACCCCTTCTGGCCGAGGCCGACACGCCGGGCGCCCAGGAAACGGGAGAGGTAGTAGGGGGTGTCCATGGAGGAGATCACCACGCGACGTTCACGGGACGAAGCGTGGATCATCTTGCGATTGCCCAGGTAGATGCCCACATGGGACGGGAAACGGGCATAGGTCTGGAAGAAGACCAGATCACCCTTCTGCAGGTCGCCGCGCGGCACCTCCGCCCCTGCATAGAACTGCTCACGGGCGGTACGGGGAAGACTGATATTGTGGTCGCGAAACACCTGCTGAATGAAACTGGAGCAGTCAAGGGCAGTGCGACTGGTGCCGCCAAAGCGGTAACGCGCCCCCAGGAAACTGTAGGCGGTATTCTTGATTTTGCTGATACTGCTGCTGTCTTCGAGGTTCTTTGCCAGGTCGACCGGACGATCGCTGTCGATGTCGGTCAGTTCAGCCAGGGTATCGCTGAACTCCTGCTCATTGAGCAGATCCCTGTTGACCATCTTGAGTCGATCAGTGGCCACCGCTGCCGCCATCGGCGCATCATCGGCCAGCGGACGTGACGCGTTCAGGGCCAGCACCTGCCCCGGCTTGACCCTGTTGCCCTTAAGGCCGTTCAAACGGCGCAGTTCGGCCATGCGGATTCCTGTCTTGCGGGCGACCCTCGGCAGGGTATCCCCCTTGACAACCCGATAGACATGGGCTTTTTCGGCCATTTTTATTTTTTTTGAGCGGTTCGAGGAATCGGAAGGGATGATCAGTCGCGCACCCTTGTCGATCCTGATTCCGCTCAGGTTGTTGACCGATTTGAGTTCAGCGACGGAGACGTGATATTTGCGGGCGATTGTATGGAGAGATTCGCTCTTGCGGACAACATGCGTTTTGGACGCCAGGGCAAGCTGGGGCAAGGCAAGGGCAACAAGACAGAGTGACAGTAATATGTACCGTTTATGTATCATTCCTCCTCCTTTTTGTTCTATTTTTAACCAACATGGCTATACTCTATATAACAAAAAGTATGCAAAGTCAATTGCAATGTCCTTCCAGCCCTGTTTTGCCATGCATCAAGCAGGCCAAGCAATCCGAATTATTATTTTTTTTCACGAGAAATCAGTCGCACGACAACCGGTTCGTCCCGCAGAACGGATATATTGTTATCCGGCGGCAGCAGGCTCCGGCGATAGTCCTGCCCCCTGATCAGACGGCCGGCATCCACTTCCTCGGTAACAACCGCATCGATGCGTTGAACCTGGGCCGCCGGCCCCTCAACCTCGACCCAGTCCGGGTCAGCCACGATTTTCATTCCCCGCAATCCGTGCCCCGTGTTTCTGCGTAATGCCACCCGCACCGGCACCCTTCTGCGCTCCTTGCGATCGGTCACCACCCTGATGGATGAGGGCGTGACAGACGTTACCTCCATTCCCGAGGGGAGCCTGAAATCGGTGTTCTTGACCCTGACATTGGCCTGTCCCTGGCGGACGGAGGAGAGGTCTATGTCGGCGGAAATATCCAGCTTGGAGGGGAGCGGCGTCAGGATGGAAAACGACTTGAGCTGTACATCCACCTCTTCGGGAGCGCTGCGCACCAAGGCCAGGCGATCCGGTATGCCGTGCAGCCTGACCGGAGCGCTTACCGTGATGATCTGTCCCTGTCGCGAACTGATCAGTGCCCAAAGCGTAGCCACAATCAGCAGGATTGCCGTTTTCGGCATCAGATTGCTGAACAGGTGCAGGCCGTGGGTGATATGCGGCTTTTCAAGATGCGGAGCGAACAGCCCTTCCAGGGCCGCGATCAGTTCTCCCGGAGTGTCGTAGGGGCGCAGTTCGGTGCCCACTGCCAGCGACACCGTACCGCGCTCCTCGGAAACCACGGCCACCACGGCGTCGGTGCGCTCGGAGAGCCCCAGGGCCGCGCGATGGCGCGTCCCCAGGTACTGGGGGATTTCCGGATTGACCGACAGCGGCAGGTGGCAGGAAGCCACGGCAATGCGCTCGCCGCGGACCAGGGCCGCGCCGTCGTGGAGCGGAGTGCCGTCGGTGAAGACGGTCTCCAGGATCTGGGAACTGATGCGACAGTCCATCTTGACACCGTTCAGCATCAGATCACCCAACGGGTCGTTGCGCTCGAAGACCAGAAGCGCTCCGGTGCGCTTGGCAGCCAGACAGAAGAGGGTTTCAACAATATCCTGAAAGGGACTGGGACGCACTTCATTGCGCCGCTCGAACAGGTGGCGCAACAGACTGAAGCGGTAGAGCGCCTGGCGGATCTCCGCCTGGAACACCACGATCAGCAGGATGATCAGGACCGTGCCCAGCTCCTGGAGTATCCAGCTGGTCATATACAGCCCGAGAAAGCGGGTGGCGAAGTAGATCAGGGTCACCACGCCCAGCCCCAGCAGGACCTGCATGGCACGGGTGCGATAGAACCAGGAGTAGAGCTGGTACAGGAGGAAGGTCATGATCAGGATGTCGGCAATATCCTGAATGCGGATGAATGGTGGCGCCACGGGTCAGACTCCCTTTCAATGCGTAACTTGCGCCCCTGAGGCAGGTCAGCGGATCGCGGGGCTTCACGCGGGCAGAAGCCGTTTTTGCTGGTGTTCTCTGCTCCGAGTATGCTACAAGGCAAAAATCAGCTATATATCATCATACTTCCGTACAAGGTTGTGCAAATCATGTTCAGGCTTTCCGAAAAAGGCGAGAGAATCCAACAGATGTTCGGCGCCATCGCACCACGCTATGACTTCCTCAACCGACTGCTCAGCTTCGGCATCGATCGGCGCTGGCGCACAAAGGCGGTGCAACTGCTCCACTATGACGAGGGGTCGAGGATCCTGGATGTGGCCACCGGCACCGGTGACGTGGCGCTGGAGATCGCACGCAGAACGCCGCCATCAGTGCGCATAACGGGAGCCGACTTCTGCCGGGAGATGGTCGAGCTGGGACAAGAGAAGGTGGCCAGCTCCCCCTACGCCGGACGGATCGACTTCCAGGTGGCCCCCTGCGAAGCGCTCCCTTTTGCGGACGGCACCTTTGATTCGGTTACCATTGCATTCGGAATCAGGAATGTGGTGGACAGGCGAATGGGGCTGGCGGAGATGCGACGGGTGCTGAAACCGGGCGGCAGACTGATCATCCTGGAGTTCTCCACGCCGCGCTCGGCCCTGTTCAGGCAAATCTACTACTTCTACTTCCGCAGGTTGTTGCCGATGATCGGCGGACTGTTCTCACGCTACAACGCCTACAAATACCTGCCCGACTCGGTACTGGAGTTCCCCTCCCCGACGGAGTTCTCCCGCATGATCGCCGAGACCGGTTTTTGCGATGTCCGGGTCCGGGAACTCACCTTCGGCATCGCTAGCATTTACAGCGGCGACAGGGTCTGAGCGGACGACACCAAACCTCGCTCAGGCCTTGAAGCGATTCTCCGTTCCCGCCACAAGGCGCCTGATATTCTCGTGGTGCTTGACGATCACCACCAGGGATATGATCAGGGTCACCCAAAACAGGTCCCTACCCCCCCCCAGAAAGACAACGGCCAGCGGCATCAACGCCGCGGCCATGATCGACCCCAATGAGACATAGCGCCAGACCAGCATCAGCCCCACGAACAGCGCCAGGGCACAGACAACGGCCAGGGGCGACAGCACCAGGAAGACCCCCAGGGCGGTGGCGACCCCCTTGCCTCCCCTGAACTTCAGGAACAGCGAGAACACATGGCCAGAGAAGGCGGCCAGTCCGACCCAGGCGGCACATTCCGGCGGGGAACAGTACCGACTTGCCAGCAGCACCGGAACAGCACCCTTGAGACAGTCCCCTGCCAGGGTCATGACTCCCACCCAACGCCCCACCGTGCGGTAGAGGTTGGTGGCACCGATGTTGCCGCTCCCCTCCCTGCGCACATCAACGCCGCACAGTTTTCCCAGCAAAAGCCCGGTCGGTATGGAACCGAGCAGATAAGCGGCCACGATCATGGCCCAGCAGGCGATCTGATCCGTTCCCATCACAGCGCAGCCATAGCCTTTTTGACTTCAGGGACAAAGGAGCTCGTGGCATGCTCCTTAAGCAGGCGGGTATAGACCTCCTGCCCCTTGGGCTTCTGGCCGTTCTCCACATAGGCACTACCCAGATAAAAGAGCGTCTCGTCGCTGCGCGGCAGGTCCCCGAATCCCTTCAGCGCCTCCTCGAAGCGGGCGATGGCGGCCGGGTAGGATCCGGTGCGCAGGTAGAACTTGCCCACGTACAGTTCGTACTGCAACTGCTTGTCGCGGCAATCGACGATCCGGGCCTGCACATCCGGCAGGTTGGCTCCGCCAGGGTAGAGCTTGGTGTACGACTCAAAGAGTGACAACGCATTCTTGACCGGCGTCTGGTCCGTGTCGATCCCCTTGATCTGTTTGAAATTGCTGAGCCCCTGGCCGTAGAGGGCATAGCCCATCAACTCGTGGTTCGGGTGCAGTTTGCGGAAGTTTTCATACTCGGCGGCCGCCTCGATGTAATCCTTGTTGAGGAAATAGGCATCGGCGATATTGATCTCCACCCTGGCCGACAATTCCGGAGGCGGGAAACTCTCCTTGACCCGCCGCCACTGTATCACGGCATCCTCGTATTTCCCCTTCTGGAACGAGGCCTCGCCATCCCGGTAGAGTTCGTCGGTCGGCTTGTTCAGCTTCAGTTCGGCGCACCCCTGGAGCAACGTCAGCGTACAGAGAGCCGCAAAAACAGCCCTGAATCCCATCTTCATGTTTTCCCCATCGTACAAACAGAATACTGCTCCGACAGACACCACCCTTGGAAGAGATACACATTGTTCCCGCGGGAACCTGCCACGGGAAGGAGATGAGGCAGCACTATCGGAGCAGGTGTCTCCTTACAAAAAAACCAAAACCGTGCCTACAGGATGCCCTGCCCGAGCGTGTCGGCAAGCAATCGTGCAATGACGGGGTGGGTCAGCCAGACCGCAGAAGCGGGCGGATTCCACGACCCGTGCAGAATCAGCCTGCCGGTGGAGCGGAAGACGACCCGGGACAGCTCGGCGCAGACCAACTGCTTCTGGTCGGTATGCATCCCCATCAGTTCGGCCGACGCGGCCAGCATCAGCTCGGCCTGCTCTTTGGTGTTGTGGTGCGGCCAGGAGGCATAGTCCAGCATGGGTGCAACCACCGGCGACGACAGGTAGGCGTCGGCCCGCTCCAGCATCACCTCCAGGGTTTCCCCCTCCTTGAGCAGGGACCGGCAACGCTGGAAGAGAGGCTCGGCCCCATCGCCTATGCTGGCGCGGATGGCGCTGAGCAGCGGGTAAAGCGAGATCTCCACCCCCAGGAAGAGGGCGCTGGAGTTGGTCAGAATCTCGGGGCAGTTGAACACCGCAGCCGTGATCCCCTTTTCAGAGGCTTCCTTGGCCACATCCTCCAGGCGGATCTTTGCCCACCCCTGAACATAGGGGGTATAGGACTGCCAGAGATACTCCCCCCCCACCAGCACCTCGGTACCATGGTAGCCATAGGCGGAGTAGTTGACCCGGCCACCGGCAGCAACAGCGCGCTCACGCAGGGGGGCGGTCTCCTCGATCAGGTAGCGGAAGGTATCCGCGGTCACCTCGTTGAAACTGGCGTCGCAGAGCCGGCCCAGATCGCTGTTCCAGAAATCAGCCGATGCCAGGTATTTGTCGCCGGTCCCCTTGAAGACCCGGTTGAGCAGCGGCATGAAGACACGCGCCCGCGGGATCCCCCCCGCCATGGTATGGGCGATCAGGACGTTGGCGCTGGCAGGGATCATGCCGTCCAGCTGCTGAACGATCTGTCGCAACGCGGCGCGGAAACGGGCCGTACCGGCCGCCCTGGCCTTCTCGATCACATCGGCGCCAATGGTGATGGAACTCCAGTCATCGGGCCTGGCCTTCTTGAGCAGTTCGGCGATGGAGGGTTGGCCGTCAACCGACTCCATGTCGAAGCCGGCTTCCAGCGGCACGTTGATGATCGTGCCCCCCAGGTTGGCCTCGGCAGTTGCCAGTTCTTCGGCAGTCAGGGGGCGCAGCGTGCCATCGGAGTCGCGCCGTCCCACGGTCATGCCGATCACGGTCATGCCGATGCGCCTGGCCTCATCCAGCAAACCATTGGCATAGCCGCGGCCAAAGAGTTCGCCCGCCAGCACCAGCACGTCTCCAGCCCCGTATCCAG
Protein-coding regions in this window:
- a CDS encoding HlyD family secretion protein, coding for MTEETHTPGQSQAEPEAARAEPLPDTPNGNGGKKRRALIILLMAGLVCLVLGLAWWIHGKSHIETDNAFIEAKTVSISCKVAGTVKRVLVEDNQYVGKGDALVELDQEDYRVQVAQAEAGVSVAENETGGEQLRAEGARATVELARARAEQADLDLRRGEALFRREVIPREQLDRLGTAQRVAQSQLREAREGFKQAQAVAGLAGPGGNRARVRQRQALLNEARLRLSYTRVLAPTNGYITRKAVEPGANIQAGQPLMALVPLQDAWIIANYKEGQLTHIRPGQKVEFTVDAYPDRSFTGRVNSIMAGTGAAFSLLPPENATGNYVKVVQRIPVKISIDNNSDPEHLLRVGMSVVPTVLVERSTGEILRDLVPFL
- a CDS encoding DHA2 family efflux MFS transporter permease subunit — protein: MTTTSEKNVNKWLITITVMLPTIMEIIDTSVANVALPHMQGSLNAGTDEITWVLTSYLVSNAVVLPITGWLSRVFGRKRFLMTCITLFTLASLLCGSAPTLATLILFRIIQGAAGGALIPISQAILMETFPPRERGMAMAIFGVGAMFGPIVGPALGGWITDNLNWRWIFYINLPIGMIALVMCGLFIFDPAYLKRGAQTMRIDYGGLVLLTTGMGALQVVLDKGQQEDWFNSSFIIAFSIIMVVSLVALVWVELTHDHPIINLRLFRNISFSAGNFIMFVVGFCLYSSITMIPLFLQNLMGYSATDAGMVLAPGGVATLITMPLVGLMLQKRDGRKIVFLGLVIGATAMFFMQRLNLLASYGDFVWPRVVLGVGLAMIFVPLTTVTLATISRQEMGNATGMFNLLRNIGGSVGIAMAATILARREQFYQTALSGHSVPYDPVWQMKFSQLKQALVLKGISVAQADQTALGIMYGVVRRQAGALAFNYVFWVIGVAFLSIIPLLLLLKRSSHEGENPAAH
- a CDS encoding outer membrane protein, coding for MKRNMIIVAALATLLIPSLARAEPPRPGPYVSWFVGVTVPQDRNAHSYDSWGSYNDRVEFDPGIDVGGSAGYDFGYVRLEGELSYKGAEIDSVYDATSDIRYHDLDGSLSAFAVMANCYFDLHNDTPVTPYLGGGIGFATLYLDDTSGVSNGVRWSLYDSDDDTVFAYQIGAGIDISINRYFSLDVGYRYFATDKGKFDEGNAGTRMKFESHNATLGLRFKF
- a CDS encoding B12-binding domain-containing radical SAM protein, which codes for MTVLLAYISASRDRDDPHISLLPTGLCSLQACLREVGFDALLANFSAWSASRIEASLREIRPRLLVISQWTHNRHASLELAHVARRLDPECVIVMGGGHASFQYDEVLGQGSPVDLVIRGEGEATLLELAERLREGGDWSGLAGIAFRRDDRVEVTRQRVLLADLDALPFASRYLEHSRGVDIPLQAEFMITARGCPSSCTFCSSPGFWMRRVRFRSPENMLEEILFIRQRYGLIYFSLRDDTFTADRRRALEFCRLLIRSRAHILWNCQSRVTSLDEELLVWMKRAGCECVQIGVESGSPRILSLLGKQITPAQVEAAAAAVKKVGISLSVYLISSIPGETDDDLDASIALMKRIRPDDGYVSPLAYFPGTRLFQEAVSAGRVPVNIFATSREAAVYAAGKPQRPPARLLRALTGRPERDGRCFERQKRALGYCYATNVLAGEYFLRRGDPGTAEREFREIVAREPDNPWGWYLLGDLLAEQGKQRGAADCYCRVLKLVPNHGPSLAALGK
- a CDS encoding C40 family peptidase; the encoded protein is MIHKRYILLSLCLVALALPQLALASKTHVVRKSESLHTIARKYHVSVAELKSVNNLSGIRIDKGARLIIPSDSSNRSKKIKMAEKAHVYRVVKGDTLPRVARKTGIRMAELRRLNGLKGNRVKPGQVLALNASRPLADDAPMAAAVATDRLKMVNRDLLNEQEFSDTLAELTDIDSDRPVDLAKNLEDSSSISKIKNTAYSFLGARYRFGGTSRTALDCSSFIQQVFRDHNISLPRTAREQFYAGAEVPRGDLQKGDLVFFQTYARFPSHVGIYLGNRKMIHASSRERRVVISSMDTPYYLSRFLGARRVGLGQKGFDDFNELLSGVEEERESDVMANDTLGLSLTMNN
- the cdaA gene encoding diadenylate cyclase CdaA is translated as MAPPFIRIQDIADILIMTFLLYQLYSWFYRTRAMQVLLGLGVVTLIYFATRFLGLYMTSWILQELGTVLIILLIVVFQAEIRQALYRFSLLRHLFERRNEVRPSPFQDIVETLFCLAAKRTGALLVFERNDPLGDLMLNGVKMDCRISSQILETVFTDGTPLHDGAALVRGERIAVASCHLPLSVNPEIPQYLGTRHRAALGLSERTDAVVAVVSEERGTVSLAVGTELRPYDTPGELIAALEGLFAPHLEKPHITHGLHLFSNLMPKTAILLIVATLWALISSRQGQIITVSAPVRLHGIPDRLALVRSAPEEVDVQLKSFSILTPLPSKLDISADIDLSSVRQGQANVRVKNTDFRLPSGMEVTSVTPSSIRVVTDRKERRRVPVRVALRRNTGHGLRGMKIVADPDWVEVEGPAAQVQRIDAVVTEEVDAGRLIRGQDYRRSLLPPDNNISVLRDEPVVVRLISREKK
- the ubiE gene encoding bifunctional demethylmenaquinone methyltransferase/2-methoxy-6-polyprenyl-1,4-benzoquinol methylase UbiE — translated: MFRLSEKGERIQQMFGAIAPRYDFLNRLLSFGIDRRWRTKAVQLLHYDEGSRILDVATGTGDVALEIARRTPPSVRITGADFCREMVELGQEKVASSPYAGRIDFQVAPCEALPFADGTFDSVTIAFGIRNVVDRRMGLAEMRRVLKPGGRLIILEFSTPRSALFRQIYYFYFRRLLPMIGGLFSRYNAYKYLPDSVLEFPSPTEFSRMIAETGFCDVRVRELTFGIASIYSGDRV
- the plsY gene encoding glycerol-3-phosphate 1-O-acyltransferase PlsY — protein: MGTDQIACWAMIVAAYLLGSIPTGLLLGKLCGVDVRREGSGNIGATNLYRTVGRWVGVMTLAGDCLKGAVPVLLASRYCSPPECAAWVGLAAFSGHVFSLFLKFRGGKGVATALGVFLVLSPLAVVCALALFVGLMLVWRYVSLGSIMAAALMPLAVVFLGGGRDLFWVTLIISLVVIVKHHENIRRLVAGTENRFKA